In Humulus lupulus chromosome 6, drHumLupu1.1, whole genome shotgun sequence, a single genomic region encodes these proteins:
- the LOC133784214 gene encoding G-type lectin S-receptor-like serine/threonine-protein kinase At4g27290, giving the protein MKKASMGEFPFVLVLLLFLCTPIFAVDSLRQVDSISDGRTLVSQEGRFELGFFSPGNSKYRYLGIWFKNISVQTVVWVANRYNPIYDMSGSLHFNSSSTNLVLFGQNKTIVWSSTTPTSLERNQGQKPILMLLDSGNLVIIDEKNRNSKTYLWQSFDYPSDTMLPGMKTGFNIRTGHTWLMTAWKSADDPCPIDLTCGMEPHAYPELSIRTGKRIYYRHGPWNDLRFSGTLHLRPNPICDLEFEHDDNEAFFRYFIKVKSIISRIIINPTTSARERYDGPKQRTL; this is encoded by the coding sequence ATGAAGAAAGCATCAATGGGCGAGTTTCCATTTGTGTTAGTATTGCTGCTTTTCCTTTGTACACCAATTTTTGCAGTTGATAGCTTAAGACAAGTGGATTCTATCTCTGATGGCAGAACCTTGGTCTCCCAAGAAGGAAGGTTTGAGCTTGGTTTCTTCAGTCCAGGAAATTCCAAATATCGTTACTTGGGAATTTGGTTCAAAAACATCTCTGTTCAAACTGTTGTTTGGGTTGCCAACCGTTACAATCCAATATACGACATGTCGGGTTCGTTGCATTTCAACAGCAGTAGCACAAATCTTGTTCTGTTCGGACAGAACAAGACAATCGTTTGGTCATCGACGACACCAACGAGTCTAGAAAGAAATCAAGGCCAAAAGCCAATTCTTATGCTTTTGGATTCTGGAAACCTGGTGATCATAGATGAGAAAAATAGAAACTCAAAAACATATTTATGGCAAAGCTTTGATTATCCTTCTGATACAATGTTACCTGGTATGAAAACAGGGTTCAACATAAGAACAGGGCATACTTGGCTTATGACAGCATGGAAGAGTGCAGATGACCCTTGTCCAATCGATTTGACTTGTGGGATGGAGCCTCATGCTTACCCTGAATTATCTATTCGAACGGGCAAAAGGATTTACTATCGTCATGGCCCATGGAACGACCTTCGTTTTAGTGGCACACTTCATTTGAGGCCAAACCCGATTTGTGACTTGGAATTTGAACACGACGATAATGAAGCTTTTTTCAGGTACTTTATCAAGGTTAAATCTATCATCAGCAGaataatcatcaatcctacaacCAGTGCCCGCGAACGATATGATGGACCGAAGCAGAGAACTCTTTGA